In Plodia interpunctella isolate USDA-ARS_2022_Savannah chromosome 22, ilPloInte3.2, whole genome shotgun sequence, the following proteins share a genomic window:
- the LOC128679678 gene encoding XK-related protein 6 yields MPKAVRELLQNGHSYDEPDRMPKNISITNLDLIMYVVAIIGHFVDLAVDLNVAVRYYLAKEMEAFGWTLAFILFPAFVNTAVSIRMYSQDKQQDSLTNEVTRRHWLRIFILVLQMAPILRFTDALIYAVKSRRAERKNDPASQRLYYHLMLKEDSDAALLRIFECFLEACPQLVLQTAIMLMGHQQFTLHQSLSMTSSLVGMGWCLAAYQRAVRFAQEDKLNVTWCGSAMQTVWHYLLTLSRVMSVAVISHLFPYWTVLACSIHILVMTSWIQLYERPIFCAQTRIAEISFSFALGCVYLFTYILSVEGRTRYRYAMYYTMCFIENSACGVLWYLYIRDEIRYSTVFYIVLVLIVVPYVLGVTVMVVYYSFLHPTLRNKNEAVSVAFKVNDQTFEAS; encoded by the exons ATGCCTAAAGCAGTCCGCGAATTACTCCAAAATGGGCATTCTTACGACGAGCCAGATCGGATGCCGAAGAACATATCGATAACCAATTTAGACCTGATTATGTACGTAGTGGCGATCATCGGTCATTTTGTGGACCTGGCAGTGGACCTGAATGTGGCTGTGAGGTACTACTTAGCAAAGGAAATGGAAGCATTTGGGTGGACGCTcgcgtttattttgtttcccGCCTTTGTGAATACTGCTGTGTCAATAAGGAT GTACTCCCAAGACAAGCAGCAGGATTCGCTGACAAATGAAGTGACTCGCCGTCATTGGCTCCGGATCTTCATACTGGTGCTGCAAATGGCACCAATCCTGAGGTTCACTGACGCTCTTAT ATACGCAGTAAAGTCTCGCCGGGCTGAGCGCAAGAACGACCCGGCGTCCCAGCGCCTCTACTACCACCTGATGCTGAAGGAGGACTCCGACGCCGCGTTGCTGCGGATATTCGAGTGCTTCCTAGAGGCCTGTCCGCAGCTGGTACTGCAGACCGCCATCATGCTGATGGGACACCAGCAGTTCACTT TGCACCAGTCCCTGTCAATGACCTCGTCATTGGTCGGCATGGGCTGGTGCCTGGCGGCGTACCAGCGCGCGGTGCGGTTCGCGCAGGAGGACAAGCTCAACGTCACGTGGTGCGGCTCCGCTATGCAGACCGTGTGGCATTACCTGCTTACGT TAAGCAGAGTGATGTCCGTAGCTGTAATCTCTCATCTATTTCCGTACTGGACAGTCCTGGCGTGTTCCATACACATCCTAGTGATGACGTCATGGATACAACTCTACGAACGGCCAATATTCTGCGCTCAGACAAGGATAGCAGAGATATCCTTCTCTTTCGCACTCGGCTGCGTGTACCTcttcacatatattttatccgtCGAAGGCAGAACCAGGTACAGATATGCAATGTATTATACTATgtgttttatagaaaattcCGCGTGTGGAGTCCTatggtatttatatattagggACGAAATAAGGTATTCCACTGTGTTTTATATAGTTCTAGTATTAATAGTAGTGCCTTATGTGTTGGGTGTGACAGTTATGGTGGTATACTATTCCTTTTTACATCCGACGTTGAGGAATAAGAATGAGGCGGTGTCTGTGGCGTTCAAAGTCAACGATCAGACTTTTGAGGCTAGTTGA
- the Arp8 gene encoding actin-related protein 8, producing the protein MSMPAYDPGPEHFQQFPSNRIIVIHPGSLYVRIGRASDLLPVKQLHCIARKRGPGGKIYRDPFVPPSVPKTKDLIEELEECRLQISHTLQTCVQSNGARRYATPPQQIAAFNRRSLPESVSDGEPWPQVQCDIIIGDLVLDIDPELPYNIHFPYKRGDFNLHSEVGGSISSVLNDLYTIWSSIIEYKLGIPLIELIKYRCVLLIPDIYSRSHFKYLMSLLLKDLGFGHCFLVQESVGATFGAGIGSACVVDIGDQKTAISCVEDGISHKTTRLRMDYGAGDVCQTLSWMFHKSAFPYKTWNENIPRDVVLMRNLYENFCHVNLDVCGPQEKTFLVDHPGDIINKYTLQVGDECIISPLSLFYTDLLKITGSKTTKTQNRQPSDPEDPFDAEFLRETGRKRETADPSANESQQFEAVNESQPTANPDEDIVVDALEAGPADSVSFAPGQVLALDAAILQSIDRCPSEELKRKMYSNILIVGGGVKVHGLYLWLQNRLALQIPYAYKTEQLEIVTSPKDIDPASTVWKGAAVMSCLESAIELWINQSEWNKFGLRILRERAPFIW; encoded by the coding sequence ATGAGCATGCCGGCGTACGATCCTGGCCCAGAGCACTTCCAGCAGTTCCCGTCCAATAGAATCATAGTTATTCACCCTGGATCTCTTTACGTGCGTATAGGCAGAGCTTCGGATCTCCTACCAGTGAAACAACTGCATTGCATTGCTCGAAAACGTGGCCCAGGAGGAAAAATATACAGAGATCCATTCGTACCACCCAGTGTGCCGAAAACGAAAGATTTGATCGAAGAACTGGAAGAATGTAGACTACAGATATCCCATACGCTCCAAACTTGTGTGCAGTCAAACGGAGCGCGAAGATATGCCACTCCTCCTCAACAAATAGCTGCTTTTAACCGTCGATCTTTACCAGAAAGTGTGAGTGATGGTGAACCATGGCCTCAAGTACAATGTGACATCATCATAGGCGATCTAGTGCTCGATATCGACCCAGAACTACCCTACAACATACACTTTCCATACAAACGAGGTGATTTCAATCTCCATTCTGAAGTTGGTGGCTCCATATCTTCAGTATTAAATGATTTGTACACAATATGGAGCTCTATAATAGAGTATAAGCTAGGCATACCTTTGATAGAGTTAATAAAGTATAGATGTGTGCTATTAATCCCCGATATATATTCAAGGAGTCATTTCAAGTATCTCatgtctttattattaaaagatcTGGGATTTGGCCATTGCTTTTTGGTCCAAGAAAGTGTTGGTGCAACATTTGGAGCAGGCATTGGTTCTGCTTGTGTTGTGGATATAGGAGATCAGAAAACTGCTATTTCCTGTGTTGAAGATGGAATTTCTCATAAGACTACAAGATTACGCATGGATTACGGGGCAGGAGATGTTTGCCAAACTTTATCCTGGATGTTTCATAAAAGTGCATTCCCTTACAAAACCTGGAACGAGAATATACCACGAGATGTTGTACTTATGCGCAATTTATACGAGAATTTCTGCCATGTCAACCTTGATGTCTGTGGGCCTCAAGAAAAGACATTCCTGGTAGATCATCCGggtgatattattaataaatatactctaCAAGTTGGAGATGAATGTATTATATCaccattatcattattttatacagatttacttaaaataactgGGTCTAAGACTACAAAAACTCAGAATCGGCAGCCCAGTGACCCTGAAGACCCATTTGATGCCGAATTCTTGAGGGAAACTGGACGAAAAAGGGAGACTGCTGATCCAAGTGCAAATGAAAGTCAACAGTTTGAAGCAGTGAATGAATCACAGCCAACAGCAAACCCAGACGAAGATATTGTTGTTGATGCATTAGAAGCTGGTCCAGCAGACTCTGTATCCTTCGCTCCTGGACAAGTCTTAGCCCTAGATGCCGCAATACTACAAAGCATAGACCGTTGTCCGAGTGAAGAATTGAAACGGAAAATGTACAGTAACATTTTGATCGTTGGCGGAGGAGTTAAAGTACACGGGCTTTATTTATGGCTTCAGAATCGATTAGCCCTTCAAATCCCATATGCATATAAGACTGAACAATTAGAGATTGTAACCTCACCGAAAGACATTGATCCGGCTAGTACTGTGTGGAAAGGGGCCGCCGTTATGTCTTGTCTGGAATCCGCGATTGAACTGTGGATTAACCAGAGTGAATGGAATAAATTTGGCTTAAGAATTTTGAGAGAAAGAGCACCTTTTATTTGGTGA
- the LOC128679679 gene encoding uncharacterized protein LOC128679679 codes for MSLIVKLRSFSAVLFCFVFVKEGTNQLLQATDKNYYLVSEAYSLAQKLFNQGRESYGRTKTRSLLTIDTFVDLVTMMNDQMARDLRSAVIKYYKIKYFYDFTNYVIALEEMVEITEHCLKDPVERLKEIRESFHEVIKNFQDSRHFNSVNKCQKELPDEVAAAHCILHQAVLFNETMQDSLVPIVTIKTRQHAQDINSTLYGVQSCLNDFVPRIFQQLLLDSYTSKCEFLKVINASVSDLIKDKWNNDTKFPEKWGPLVKILKEKTNDSKKKLQDPLFVTLFAANLSSEEILKTLY; via the exons atgaGTCTTATAGTAAAACTTCGCAGTTTCTCggctgttttattttgttttgtgttcgTTAAAgag GGCACGAACCAGTTACTACAAGCgacagataaaaattactacttAGTGTCAGAAGCGTACAGCCTAGCCCAAAAGCTGTTCAACCAAGGCCGGGAAAGCTATGGCCGGACGAAAACCAGATCGCTCTTGACCATAGACACGTTTGTGGACCTGGTCACAATGATGAACGACCAAATGGCCAGGGATTTGAGGAGTGCCGTCATAAAGTATTAcaagattaaatatttttatgatttcacCAATTACGTCATTGCTTTGGAAGAG ATGGTGGAAATAACAGAGCACTGTCTGAAAGATCCGGTGGAACGATTGAAGGAGATAAGGGAGAGTTTCCACGAGGTAATCAAGAACTTCCAGGACAGCAGGCACTTCAACTCTGTAAACAAATGTCAGAAGGAGCTACCTGATGAGGTGGCTGCCGCGCATTGTATACTGCATCAGGCTGTGTT ATTCAATGAAACGATGCAAGACAGTCTAGTCCCAATAGTCACAATTAAAACGAGGCAGCACGCACAAGATATCAACAGCACTCTCTACGGCGTGCAGAGCTGTCTCAACGACTTTGTGCCGAGAATCTTCCAGCAACTGTTATTAGACTCCTATACTAGCAAATGTGAATTTCTGAAGGTCATTAACGCATCGGTTTCCGATTTAATTAAGGATAAATGGAACAATGATACGAAGTTTCCTGAGAAGTGGGGGCCGCTGGTCAAGATCTTGAAGGAGAA AACGAACGACTCGAAGAAAAAGCTTCAAGATCCACTCTTTGTAACGTTATTTGCGGCCAATCTATCTTCTGAAGAAATTctaaaaactttatattaa
- the Vps28 gene encoding vacuolar protein sorting-associated protein 28 homolog, which yields MQDTRPELYEEVKLYRNAREREKYDNMAELFAVVSTLQHLEKAYMRDCVRAQEYTAACSRLLVQYRVAFKQVQGDEFPTIEAFVDKFRLDCLAALERIKENKPNLIKDDKGNTNKYIAEIVSLFITLMDKLRLEFRAMDMIQPELRDLRDTMDRLLMLPHDFEGKLKVQEWLDKLSEMSASDELSESQVRQLVFDLETSYTAFNKFLHKD from the exons ATGCAGG ACACTAGACCAGAATTATATGAAGAAGTTAAGTTGTACAGGAATGCTAGGGAGAGAGAAAA GTATGACAACATGGCGGAACTGTTCGCCGTGGTGAGCACCCTGCAGCACCTGGAGAAGGCGTACATGCGCGACTGCGTGCGCGCGCAGGAGTACACGGCCGCGTGCAGCCGGCTGCTGGTGCAGTACCGCGTCGCCTTCAAGCAGGTGCAGGGGGACGAGTTCCCCACTATCGAGGCTTTTGTCGACAAGTTTAGG TTGGACTGCCTGGCAGCGCTGGAGCGGATAAAGGAGAACAAACCCAACCTCATCAAGGACGACAAAGGAAACACCAACAAGTACATTGCTGAAATAGTTTCT CTGTTCATAACGCTGATGGACAAACTGCGGCTGGAGTTCCGCGCGATGGACATGATCCAGCCGGAGCTGCGCGACCTGCGCGACACCATGGACCGCCTGCTCATGTTGCCGCACGACTTCGAGGGCAAGCTCAAG GTGCAAGAATGGCTGGACAAGCTGTCGGAAATGTCCGCGTCGGACGAGCTGTCGGAGAGCCAGGTGCGCCAGCTGGTGTTCGACCTGGAGACATCCTACACCGCCTTCAACAAGTTTCTGCACAAGGACTGA